The DNA segment CGCCCTCAGTGACGAGCAGATCCTGGAAGCCCGCAGGAACATCGAGAAATATTACCAAGGCTACGGCTATCCGGACGTTTCCGTGACCCACCGCACCCAGCCGACCAGCCGGGAAGGTGCCTCCGATCTGATCTTCGTCATCGACGAGGGCCAGAAGAACGAGGTCCGCAAGATCCGCTTCAACGGCAACAACAACTTCACCGCCAGTGAGCTCCGCAAGGAGATGAAGACGAAGGAAAAGGGCTGGTTCTCCTGGCTCACCAAGTCCGGACGCTTCGAATCCACCCAGCTCGACACCGACCAGGAGGCCATCTCCGACTACTACCAGAGCAAGGGCTACCTCCGCGTGCAGGTGGATGTCACCCGTGAACCGGTTTCCGACGGTCGTGTGGACCTTGTCGTGAACATCAACGAAGGCGACAAATACACCGTCAACGGCGTCAGCTTCGGAAAAATGAGTGTCTTCCAATCGGACGAACTCTACCCCGCGCTCACGCTGAACAGCAATTCCGCCTACTCTTCCAAGAAGATGCGGGATGACGTCACCATGATCCGCAGCTACTACGGCTCCCGCGGCTATGCGGACGTCGTGGTCGATCCCCACATCACCGATGCCGGCCCGAACCGGGTCAACATCCACTACAAGATCACCGAAGGCTCCCGCTACCGCGTGGGCAAGGTGAACATCGAGGGTAACACGAAGACCAAGGACAAGGTCATCCGCCGGGAAGTCCCGCTCAAGCCGGGTGACTGGTTCAACTCCGTGGAACTCGACACCACCAAGGCCCGTCTGGAAAACCTCCAGTACTTCAGCGAGGTGCAGGCTTCCGGCAGCCCGGGCGGTTCCGGCTACCGCGACGTCAACGTCCTCGTCGAGGAGAAGGCGACCGGTTCCGTCGGTGTCGGCCTCGGTTTCAGCTCCATCGACAGCGTCGTCGGCTTCCTCAACCTGGAGCAGTCCAACTTCGACCTCTTCAACCCATGGAACTTCACCGGTGGCGGCCAGCGCTTCGCGATGAACCTCCGCCTCGGTTCCGAGCGGACGGACTTCAGCATGTCGCTCGTCGAGCCATGGTTCATGGACAAGCAGCTCGCGCTCGGTGGTGAACTCTTCTACCGCCAGTCCACCTACTTCAGCGATTTCTTCGAACAGACGAACGTCGGTGCCGCCGTTTCCCTCCGCAAGCCGCTGGGCAACCGCAGTTCCCTCAAGTTTGAGTACCGCCTCGAACAGGTGGAGATCGACCTGGAGAACAATATTCCTGCGGCCTCCCTCCTCAACGGCGAGGAAGGCGACTTCCTCCGCAGTGCTCTTTCCGCCAACTATATCTATGACAGCCGGGACAGCACGCTCCTCCCGCGCAGTGGCCACAAGTTCGACGCCGGCCTGACCGTTGCCGGACTCGGCGGGGATGTGGAAACCTTCACCATCTCCCTCCAGGGCCAGAAATACTGGAACCTCAAGTGGGACACCATCCTCTCCCTCAACGGTGAGCTTGCCTTCGTCGATGGATGGGGTGGCGATGTGCCGATCTTCGAGCGGATGTTCCTCGGTGGTGGCCGTACTCTCCGTGGATTCGAGTTCCGTGACGTGGGTCCGCGTGACGTCGCGGGCGGCACCGATGAAGTCATCGGCGGCCAGTCCCTCGGCTTCCTCTCCGTGGAATACACCGTGCCGATCGTTGAGACCGTCCGCGCCGCCGTGTTCTACGACATGGGCTTCGTCAACGCCGGTAGCTGGGATCCCAGCCCGTCCGACCTCTACAGCGACGTGGGTGTCGGTATCCGCCTCAAACTGCCGATCAGCCCGCTGCCGCTCGCGCTCGACTACGCCATCCCGGTCAGCTCGCCTGACAAGGAGGCAGACCAGGGCGGCCAGTTCAACTTCTACCTGAACTACCAGTACTAAGAGTCTCGTAGCAGTGCTTTCCGAAGAACCGGCCTTCCGCGAGGGAGGCCGGTTTTTTTGTGAGCTTCCCTTGGTAAGGGATCACTGGCATCTCTGGTGCGCAGATGAAGTTCTGCTCCGGCTGCAATGACGGAGCATCAAACGTCGCCACCTTTCAAACCTACAGGGATTCAATTCTGTGGGGCCATATTGGACCCATCCGTAATTCGATTTCCTAAATCGCAGGACTGCCGGAGGATCTTTATCGGCCGGGGCGAGAATCGGCTCCGGAACACTGCTGAAGCGCGGAATCCTTACCGGGTAATAATCCATGAAACCGAAAACTTTTAGTGATGCACCTGGATGGGAGTTCCGGATGGATGAGGTCTCGGCGAATGTATTCGTTGTGGTTGGCAGTGATGCCGAAGGTCGAACAATCGAAAAGATCGGAACCGACCCCTATGCTCTGCTTGGGGAGTGCCACCAAGAAGCGAAGCAAATATCATCCCCGCAAGGCGATGCTGACATTGCTGATCGGCACGATGGATGACGCGGAGCGATGGCGCGGGACGCTCGTCGAGTTCTTTGCGGATGAGGGTTTCCGCGTCGAACTGCGACCTGTGATCCGGGTCCCGGCTCACATCACTTCACTGAGTAGATGCGGGAGTCGATCGGCACGGACTTGTGGAGCACCTCCACCGACATTTCCTGAAGGCACCCACCGCACCCACCGCAGCTTGCGGGGCTTCTTGCCGAGGACGGGGAGGATCGAAGGGGGCAACATCCTGTTTGAACTCAAGCACGACTTCCTTTCCATATCCGGAAAGGATGGCGGATGAAACCTCCAGCGGGCTGCGAGACATCCCGAGCGAAGCGGAGATCTCGGCCATGGGCCTGAAAGGAGGGGGGAGCGGGACAGGAGGAGAAAGGCGGTGGTCCAGGTGAGGAGGAATGCCATCGCGAGGAGGGCAGCAGCTGTCGCTCTCCGTTTCATGGGCACTGCTGATTCGTGCGCATCAAACCACCGCCGCATCCGCCACTCGCATGCCGTCGAGCGCCGCGCTGACGATGCCGCCGGCATAGCCCGCGCCTTCGCCGCAGGGGAACAGTCCCTTGATCTCCGGGTGCTCCAGTGTGTCGTCCCGGCGGGGGATCCGCACGGGTGAACTGGTGCGCGTCTCGAAACCAAGGAGCAGCGACTCGCTGGAGACATAGCCTCGCATCTGGGTGCCGAAGAGTTTCAGACCCTCCCGCATGCGGCTGGTGATCCACTTTGGCAGCAGCTCATGGAGCGGGGAGGATTTCGCGCCGGGGAAATAGCTCGTCTCCGGCAGGTCGGTGGAGATTTTCCCGGCGATGTAGTCCGTGACCCGCTGGCCGGGAGCGACTTGTCCGCCACCGCCCGCTTTTTTCGCCGTTTGCTCAAGTTGCTTCTGGAAGACGATGCCCGCCAGCACGCCGTGCTCCCGGGTGTGATCCTGGATGTCCTCCGGCTCCACGGTGGAGATCATGCCGGAGTTCGCGAAAGGGGAGTCACGCCGGGAAAGGCTCATGCCGTTCACCACCACCTCGTCATTCTCCGTCGCGGCGGGGACGATCCAGCCGCCCGGACACATACAGAAGGAATGGACGCCGCGGCCGCGGATCTTCGTCGCCAGACGGTAGCGTGCGGCGGGCAACAGCTCCGGGCGGGGTTGGCCTGGAGAAAGGTGGTACTGCACCCGGTCGATGAACGGCTGCGGGTGCTCGATGCGGAAGCCGACGGCGAAGGGCTTCTGCTCCATCAGGACCTTCTTTTCCGCCAGCAGCTTGTAGATGTCCCGCGCGGAATGGCCGGTGGCGAGGATCACGCTGTCCGCGGTGATCTCCTCCCCGCTGGCGGTGACCACGCCATGGAGTCGGTTCCCGGTGAGCAGGAAATCCACCACCTTTGTCTGGAAGCGGACTTCTCCGCCGGAGGCGATGATCGAGCCGCGGATGGCCTTCACCACATTCGGCAGCAGGTTCGAGCCGATGTGCGGGTGTGCGTCCGTCAGGATCCGCTCCGGCGCGCCGTGGGCGACCAGGATCTCATAAACGCGGGCGACCGGGCCGCGCTTGGTGGCGCGGGTGTAGAGCTTGCCGTCGGAGTAGGTGCCCGCACCGCCTTCGCCGAAGCAGTAGTTCGACTCCTCGATCACCCGTCCCTCTCGCAGGATGGGTGCCAGGTCGAACCGGCGCGCACTGGCGTCCTTGCCACGCTCCAGGACGATCGGTTTCACCCCCGTCTCCAGGCAGCGCAGCGCCGCGAAAAGCCCGGCCGGGCCGCAGCCGACGATGATCGCCGTCTTCGCATCGGCGGCCAGGGGAGGGCAGGACCAGGTGGGCGGCGCCTCTTCCTCGAACGGACCGTCCAGCGCCACGTCCAGCCGGAGCTGCACCTTCACCGCCCGCTGGCGGGCATCGATGGAGTGTTTGCGGAGCTTCGTGTCCGTCACCCGCGACCGCGGCAAGCCAAGCTTCTTGGCCGCCTCCTTGCGGCGTGAATCTTCGTTTTCCGATTCTTCGAGCGGAAGGATGATATCAACGGTTTCGACGGAGGCTGCCACGGGCGGGCAGAATGGGGGGGCGGAGGCAATCGTTCAATCCCGAACGTGCCGGGGCCACCGGGCTCCTGTTGCTTCACAAAAAAGAACACCAATGGGTGGATGTCTGAGGAGAGGATGCTTCTTGCTGTGAGCCAACAGGCGTAATGCTAGGATGAATTCCATGGTGTTCCGGATTTTCGTTGGAAGTGTCCGAGCGAAGGCGACTCACCAAAATACTAAATGACCTCATGGAGAGCCTCTTCAGTACCTACTTCTTCCAAAGGATTGACCGCTTGGGCGATCCGCTTTGCGGCACTGGCAGCGTGCAGGCGGAGTTCGCTGATGGCGGTGGCCTCGAAGTAGCGGGCGCGCAGCATGGGGCCGACGATGGACAGCCACGGCGAGGGTTTGTTGTCGCGACCCAGCGCCCGGTAGTCGGCGGAAGTCTCCGCGCCCAACCGGTGGGCATCCGGCTTGATGAAGCCACGGCGGAGAAGATTCTGGATGAGGGGATCCGCGATGACCTGGAGATCCCGGGCCGGTCCGGTGGCATCCAGCAGGTGCTGCGCTTCGATCCAGCGGGTGGGGGCATTCCGGCTCCGTGAGGCGAGTCCCAGCCGGATGACGTTCCCGGAGTGCTCGATGGAGACGATCGTGCCGCGATGCTGGACCAGCTTTCCGGAAGCCAGCAGCGACTGGATTTTCTGATAGGTTTCCGGAGGGCACTGGTGGCGGTGGACTTCCCAGAACGGGCTGATGAAGCGGAGGAAGCGTGTCTTGTCCTTCGCGGAGAGTTCTTTCCACAGGGAAGGGGTGGCGTCGCGGATCTCATGGAACAGATCCCGCCAGTCACCGCCCCGGGCTTCGTGCCCGCGGATGGCGCGGCGGAACAGGCGGACGGCCCGGCGCAGGTTGGAATCCGGCAGATGGTCGAGGTCCGGGGCGGGTGTGGGCGATGGAGGCGCGTATGCGCGTGGGAGCAGGCCGTTGCGGGACACGATGTGGATGGAGGCTGCGTCTCCGCGGCGGTCCAGATCCAGCACGGCATCGATCATGGTGAGGCCTGTGCCAACGATGAGCACGGTATCACCGGTGTGGATGGTGGAGATGGCCTCGTGGGAGCGTGCGGGCTTCGCATGGTCCGCCCAGAGGGAGGAGGCGAATGCGGAGCCTTGGTTGCCGGTGGCGAGCACCACGTGCGACGCATCGAGCGCAGTCTGGTCCTTGAAGATGATGCGCGCTGTGGTGGGGGAGTCGCCGCGCGTCAGGTCATGGACGCGGCGCTTCTCCACCTGCAGGAGGGGATTCCTCTCCTGCTCATCCTCCAGACATCGCTTCAGGTAGCCGCCATACACGTGGCGTGGGAGAAAATCGGTCTCCTGCACTCCCTCGCCAAGCTGCTCGCGGGCGTAGTCGAGGAAATGCAGCGGCTGGTTGTGGAACGCGCTCATCTTCGCCGCAGGCACGTTCAGCCACGCGGCGGCGTCAGTGCTGCGGTAGGCAAGTCCCGGTCCGGCTTCGCCGGTTTCTTCTAGCAGGATGATTGGCTTTTCCGGCAGCCGGCGGGAAAGATGGATGGCGGTCAGCGTGCCGCTGAAACCGCCGCCGACGACAACGATGGGAAGGGATGATTCGGACATGGGGTGGGAGCGGAGGAGTGGTGGATGTGGAGATGGAAGGTCTTACTTGTAGTGAAGGAGCGAGAGCACGAGGTCCGCTGCTTTCAGGATCCCAGCGACGGAGAGGTGTTGCGGGATCTCCAGTCGGAGGGACCACGTTCCGCCGGCGGGTAGAGGAGTCAGGTCCAGCCGCTGCAGGATGCGGAGATTTCCCTCGCCCGCGACCAGCTTGCGGATGACGTCGATGGTGGCCGTTCCGCTGAGCTGGAACGCATCGGAACCGGAAGGACCGATGCCCAGGAACCCGATGGTTGAGGTTGCCTGGAACTCCTCAAGCAGATGGGCCAGGACGGGCCACTCACCATCGGATGGAGCGTCGTCCCCGAACTCCAGAGCCACCGGATTCGCGACTGGAAGCAGTCTCAGAGGGGCTGGGCCTGCGGCATCCGGCTGCTGTGAGAGGATTTCCATGATCTGGAGGATGATCTCCGATGGGGCCGTGGTCGCAGGGCGGTTGAGGCCGGCGATGCCCACTGACGGGCGCTCGGGGGCCACCCATGGCTGGCGGTGGGTGAACACCGGGGCACCGAATTTGAAGCCATGGTAGTAGAACGGAGCCTCGATATGAGCCATCAAGGTCTCTGAAATCTCGCAATGTTCCACGTAGCCTTGAAGGAGATTTCGCAGGTTTTGGCGGAGCGAAGAATCTAGTTTGGTAAGGTTCATGGTCGCTGGAGTTAATTCCTACTAAATGCTGGTGGTATTCCTGTCTAGAATAGATTTTGGAAGAATAAGAACGAAGATGGAAATTGTTGGGGGAATCTATCCCATGCTGGTTTTATAATGATATAAGCACCATATCGTAAGGGGATTAAGGAAATATTCGGGCATTCACGAGTGAGTAGATCGAAGTTTTTTATTTTTTTCCTTGGATGGAACCCAGGCATATACTACTACTTCATCAAGTTAATCGAATGCACTTATCGAAGAAATCCGAATACGCGCTGCGCGCCACGATCAATTTGGGAATCGCGGCCGAAATGGGCCGGGGTACTGTCTCGGGTTCCGAGCTGGCCGAGGCCAACCGCCTTCCTCTCAAATTCATCGAGCGGATCCTTCAGGAGTTGCGCGAAGCGGGTCTCGTCGAGACGCATCGCGGAAAGTTCGGTGGCTACTCGCTTGCCGTGCCTGCCAGCAGCATCGGTGTCGGCCAGCTCATCCGTCTGATCGACGGCCGGCTCGCCCCGATCTGCTGCGCGAGTGAGAATGCCTACCAGCCCTGCACCTGCCCGGATGAGGATCACTGTGGTCTGAGGATGGTGATGATCGATGTGCGCAACGCCATCGCCAACATCCTCGACCGCTACACCATCGCCCAGGTGGTGGAGGTGACTCTCCGCAAGATGCGCCGGGATGGCGTGGTGCCACCTTTTTCCCAAGGAGGGAGCCTGGCCAAAGAGCCGTCCCCACGCCGCCGGGCGGATCCGGCCGATGGCTTCCTCGCGGGGCTCTCGCAGCTTGTTACTCTCAATTCAGAATCCAATGACAACGACACGCACTGAGCGCAACGGACATGACGGCCAGAAAGCCGAGTGGCTCGAAGTGGTTCGCAAAAACGTGGCGGCCCTTCGTTACGGCTCCGTCCAGATCACCGTCCATGATGGACGCGTGACCCAGGTGGAGAGCATCGAGAAGACGCGATTCGTCGCGTCCCGCGAAGAGGGGCACGGCCTCAAGTGATCCCATGATCTAAATCCGGCGGAGGCAATCTCTCCGCCCCTTGCTTGTCAGAGACCGACCGGACACCCGGAGGAATCGAAGAAACACTCCCGCCGACCGGAGATCCGGAGGGTGCTGGTACCATCGTGCCGCCGCGCCTTTCCGGAACATGCTTCCTTGGAATGCTCCGGTCGGATTCTCCGAATCCATACTCCACAGCGCCGGCACATCGGCACCCCATACCCATGAACCACAAGGATATCACTCCGCAAGGGCTTACTCTGTACCCCAACAATCATCCATCCTACCGGATCCACAAGGCATTGCCCGCGGGCATTGGCGTGATGAGCGCCATCGCAGCTCTTTCCTCCCTCGCCACCGCGGAAGAATCCGGCGGCGTTGCGAAGCTGTGGGACCTCGCCACGCTTCATAAGGATGACACCAACCCCATCCTCCAGGAGTTCAAGCTCCGCGGACGTTACCACGGCCAGTACCACATCGTGGACGGTGGTCAGGATACG comes from the Luteolibacter sp. SL250 genome and includes:
- the bamA gene encoding outer membrane protein assembly factor BamA, yielding MTHRLGRAAAYSSLALLSVAGELKAQDFEGKTISELSIQYRGAKTVDEARIRNLMNTKAGSTYRAEGLDNDIRTLFASGLVDDVRFLAEPSGAGVKVIAEVTTRPELVGVGFVGNTVFKDQKLAKESKLKTGSALSDEQILEARRNIEKYYQGYGYPDVSVTHRTQPTSREGASDLIFVIDEGQKNEVRKIRFNGNNNFTASELRKEMKTKEKGWFSWLTKSGRFESTQLDTDQEAISDYYQSKGYLRVQVDVTREPVSDGRVDLVVNINEGDKYTVNGVSFGKMSVFQSDELYPALTLNSNSAYSSKKMRDDVTMIRSYYGSRGYADVVVDPHITDAGPNRVNIHYKITEGSRYRVGKVNIEGNTKTKDKVIRREVPLKPGDWFNSVELDTTKARLENLQYFSEVQASGSPGGSGYRDVNVLVEEKATGSVGVGLGFSSIDSVVGFLNLEQSNFDLFNPWNFTGGGQRFAMNLRLGSERTDFSMSLVEPWFMDKQLALGGELFYRQSTYFSDFFEQTNVGAAVSLRKPLGNRSSLKFEYRLEQVEIDLENNIPAASLLNGEEGDFLRSALSANYIYDSRDSTLLPRSGHKFDAGLTVAGLGGDVETFTISLQGQKYWNLKWDTILSLNGELAFVDGWGGDVPIFERMFLGGGRTLRGFEFRDVGPRDVAGGTDEVIGGQSLGFLSVEYTVPIVETVRAAVFYDMGFVNAGSWDPSPSDLYSDVGVGIRLKLPISPLPLALDYAIPVSSPDKEADQGGQFNFYLNYQY
- a CDS encoding FAD-dependent oxidoreductase, producing the protein MAASVETVDIILPLEESENEDSRRKEAAKKLGLPRSRVTDTKLRKHSIDARQRAVKVQLRLDVALDGPFEEEAPPTWSCPPLAADAKTAIIVGCGPAGLFAALRCLETGVKPIVLERGKDASARRFDLAPILREGRVIEESNYCFGEGGAGTYSDGKLYTRATKRGPVARVYEILVAHGAPERILTDAHPHIGSNLLPNVVKAIRGSIIASGGEVRFQTKVVDFLLTGNRLHGVVTASGEEITADSVILATGHSARDIYKLLAEKKVLMEQKPFAVGFRIEHPQPFIDRVQYHLSPGQPRPELLPAARYRLATKIRGRGVHSFCMCPGGWIVPAATENDEVVVNGMSLSRRDSPFANSGMISTVEPEDIQDHTREHGVLAGIVFQKQLEQTAKKAGGGGQVAPGQRVTDYIAGKISTDLPETSYFPGAKSSPLHELLPKWITSRMREGLKLFGTQMRGYVSSESLLLGFETRTSSPVRIPRRDDTLEHPEIKGLFPCGEGAGYAGGIVSAALDGMRVADAAVV
- a CDS encoding FAD/NAD(P)-binding protein, with the protein product MSESSLPIVVVGGGFSGTLTAIHLSRRLPEKPIILLEETGEAGPGLAYRSTDAAAWLNVPAAKMSAFHNQPLHFLDYAREQLGEGVQETDFLPRHVYGGYLKRCLEDEQERNPLLQVEKRRVHDLTRGDSPTTARIIFKDQTALDASHVVLATGNQGSAFASSLWADHAKPARSHEAISTIHTGDTVLIVGTGLTMIDAVLDLDRRGDAASIHIVSRNGLLPRAYAPPSPTPAPDLDHLPDSNLRRAVRLFRRAIRGHEARGGDWRDLFHEIRDATPSLWKELSAKDKTRFLRFISPFWEVHRHQCPPETYQKIQSLLASGKLVQHRGTIVSIEHSGNVIRLGLASRSRNAPTRWIEAQHLLDATGPARDLQVIADPLIQNLLRRGFIKPDAHRLGAETSADYRALGRDNKPSPWLSIVGPMLRARYFEATAISELRLHAASAAKRIAQAVNPLEEVGTEEALHEVI
- a CDS encoding Rrf2 family transcriptional regulator, giving the protein MHLSKKSEYALRATINLGIAAEMGRGTVSGSELAEANRLPLKFIERILQELREAGLVETHRGKFGGYSLAVPASSIGVGQLIRLIDGRLAPICCASENAYQPCTCPDEDHCGLRMVMIDVRNAIANILDRYTIAQVVEVTLRKMRRDGVVPPFSQGGSLAKEPSPRRRADPADGFLAGLSQLVTLNSESNDNDTH
- a CDS encoding YezD family protein, which gives rise to MTTTRTERNGHDGQKAEWLEVVRKNVAALRYGSVQITVHDGRVTQVESIEKTRFVASREEGHGLK